One Candidatus Profftella armatura genomic region harbors:
- a CDS encoding TldD/PmbA family protein, protein MEQLIKNRSKFIYSKSEFQQLAQDMLNYAKKIGASHSSIEFNEGNGFSVFVRKGKIDVIEQNNDKNMNVIIYIQDGKKMFYGNSSTSDFCKKSLYDTINAAYNIARFTASDNFAGLPDENTLEMNPLDFKLYTPWFLSIDDAKLIAYRCENEAFNFNSLIVNNENTGVTTQQSHFLLANSHGFMSGYPFSKHIISISPIAIKGKEMQRDNWYSSNSDPKKLDQPEIIGFYAAKRTISRLKAKKISTRKCPVLFEAPLAFELLNIFARLISGNSLYRKSTFLVDSLGKKIFSSHIQIIEDPHILGSFGSSSFDNEGVKTQKRLVVKNGIIQGYFLSTYSAKKLGMKTTGNSGGAHHLIIISNKTKSSDNLKEMLKKMNTGLLVTELMGDGINYITGDYSKGAFGYWIENGKIQYSVEEITISGKLQNMFKQIVAIGSDVLTRNSNTSGSILIENMIIAGK, encoded by the coding sequence ATGGAACAATTGATTAAAAATAGATCAAAATTTATTTATTCTAAAAGTGAATTTCAACAATTAGCTCAAGATATGCTAAATTATGCAAAAAAAATAGGAGCATCACATTCATCAATTGAATTTAATGAAGGAAATGGTTTTTCTGTTTTTGTCCGAAAAGGTAAGATAGACGTTATTGAGCAAAATAATGATAAAAATATGAATGTAATTATTTATATTCAAGATGGAAAAAAAATGTTTTATGGAAATTCTAGTACATCAGATTTTTGTAAAAAATCTTTATATGACACAATTAATGCTGCATACAATATAGCTCGTTTTACTGCTTCAGATAATTTTGCGGGATTACCTGATGAAAATACATTAGAAATGAATCCTCTTGATTTTAAATTATATACCCCGTGGTTTTTATCAATAGATGATGCAAAATTAATTGCTTATCGTTGTGAAAATGAAGCATTTAATTTTAATTCTCTTATTGTTAATAATGAAAATACAGGCGTAACTACACAACAATCTCATTTTTTATTAGCTAATAGTCATGGATTTATGAGTGGTTATCCATTTTCTAAGCATATTATTTCTATATCTCCCATAGCTATAAAGGGAAAGGAAATGCAGCGTGATAATTGGTATTCCTCGAATTCTGATCCTAAAAAATTAGATCAACCTGAAATCATTGGTTTTTATGCTGCTAAACGTACAATTTCACGTCTTAAAGCTAAAAAAATTAGCACACGAAAATGTCCGGTATTATTTGAGGCGCCTTTAGCATTTGAATTATTAAATATTTTTGCTCGGTTAATATCTGGTAATTCTCTTTATCGTAAATCTACTTTTTTAGTTGATTCATTAGGAAAAAAAATATTTAGCTCACATATTCAAATCATAGAAGATCCTCATATTTTAGGTTCATTTGGTTCTTCTTCATTTGACAATGAAGGGGTAAAAACTCAAAAACGCCTAGTAGTTAAAAATGGTATAATTCAAGGATATTTTTTGTCAACTTATTCAGCCAAAAAACTTGGAATGAAAACTACTGGAAATTCTGGAGGAGCACATCATTTAATTATTATTTCTAATAAAACTAAATCATCAGATAATTTAAAAGAAATGTTAAAAAAAATGAATACGGGACTTTTGGTTACAGAATTAATGGGTGATGGTATAAATTATATTACCGGGGATTATTCAAAAGGAGCATTTGGTTATTGGATTGAAAATGGAAAAATTCAATATTCTGTAGAAGAAATTACAATTTCTGGTAAATTACAAAATATGTTTAAACAAATTGTTGCTATTGGTAGTGATGTTTTAACAAGAAACTCTAATACTAGTGGCTCAATTTTAATTGAAAATATGATTATTGCTGGAAAATAA
- a CDS encoding NAD-dependent epimerase/dehydratase: MSKNFFVKKIGLPRLLIIGCGNIGIRLLNLLHKRFRIFAVTKNLKIFFKLRSLGVIPILIDLGDYKSLKRLKKIANIIIFLAPPFSKDIYDKGSRNLFSVFNKNSILMYISTTGVYGNCNSDFIDETRLVNPCTERAKRRIDAEQIWKIWARFLKNKLIILRVPGIYSKSRLPLERLKNKIGALVESEDVFTNHIHANDLARLIIFAINRGLSLRVYNTVDDSNLKMADYFDKISNLFKLPKSPRFSYFELKNQKNVSSFLLSFMSESRRIHNKRIKKELKFIFNYSDINDFFIKNKSILKI; the protein is encoded by the coding sequence ATGAGTAAAAATTTTTTTGTAAAAAAAATTGGTTTACCAAGATTATTAATTATTGGTTGTGGAAATATTGGTATACGTTTATTAAATTTATTGCATAAACGTTTTCGTATATTTGCGGTTACTAAAAATTTAAAAATTTTTTTTAAATTACGTTCTTTGGGAGTAATACCGATTTTGATTGATTTAGGTGATTATAAAAGTTTAAAAAGATTAAAAAAAATAGCAAATATTATTATTTTTCTTGCCCCGCCTTTTTCAAAGGATATTTATGATAAAGGTAGTCGAAATTTATTTTCTGTTTTTAATAAAAATTCAATTTTAATGTATATTAGTACTACAGGTGTTTATGGTAATTGTAATAGTGATTTTATTGATGAAACTAGATTAGTTAATCCATGTACTGAACGGGCTAAGCGTAGAATTGATGCAGAACAAATATGGAAAATATGGGCTCGTTTTTTAAAAAATAAATTAATAATTTTACGTGTTCCAGGTATATATTCGAAGTCTAGACTTCCGTTAGAGCGTTTAAAGAATAAAATAGGAGCATTAGTAGAGTCAGAAGATGTATTTACTAATCATATTCACGCTAATGATTTAGCAAGATTGATTATATTTGCTATAAATAGAGGTTTATCATTAAGAGTGTATAATACTGTAGACGATAGTAATCTAAAAATGGCTGATTATTTTGATAAAATATCTAATTTATTTAAATTACCCAAATCTCCAAGATTTTCTTATTTTGAATTAAAAAATCAAAAAAACGTATCATCATTTTTATTATCATTTATGTCAGAATCAAGACGTATACATAATAAAAGAATTAAAAAGGAATTAAAATTCATATTTAATTATTCAGATATTAATGATTTCTTTATCAAGAATAAGAGTATTTTAAAAATATGA
- a CDS encoding IscS subfamily cysteine desulfurase, with translation MNSEIKNNFLFNEYKIKNLPIYMDYSATTPIDPRVVDKMIPYLRVQFGNPASRNHIYGWTAEKAIEKARNEVAQLIYADPREIIWTSGATESNNLAIKGAAHFYKKRGKHIITVQTEHKSVLDSIRKLENDGFRVTYLKPKNNGLITLSQLEEKICSDTILVSVMLVNNEIGVIQPILEIGELCRSKGVIFHCDAAQAVGKIDINIQNCKVDLMSFSAHKIYGPKGIGALYIRRNPRTRIEAQIHGGGHEYGLRSGTLATHQIVGMGEAFRLARIEMKEELKRILFLQKRLYNGLMESIEEIYINGDMNNRIPHNLNISFNFIEGESLLMAIKDIAVSSGSACTSASLEPSYVLRALGCNDELAHSSIRFTIGRFTTEKEIDFTIKLLKMKVKKLRELSPLWDMHKEGIDLNTIKWAIH, from the coding sequence ATGAATTCTGAAATTAAAAACAATTTTTTATTTAATGAATATAAAATAAAAAATCTTCCAATATATATGGATTATTCAGCTACTACACCAATTGATCCTCGTGTTGTTGATAAAATGATTCCATATCTTCGTGTTCAATTTGGTAACCCTGCTTCGCGTAATCATATATATGGTTGGACAGCAGAAAAAGCAATAGAAAAAGCTCGTAATGAAGTTGCTCAATTAATTTATGCCGACCCAAGAGAAATTATATGGACTTCTGGTGCAACAGAGAGTAATAATTTAGCCATTAAAGGTGCTGCTCATTTTTATAAAAAAAGAGGAAAACATATTATTACAGTACAAACTGAACATAAGTCTGTACTTGATTCAATTAGAAAACTTGAGAATGATGGTTTTAGAGTTACTTATTTAAAACCTAAGAATAACGGATTAATTACTCTTTCTCAATTAGAGGAGAAGATTTGTTCTGACACTATTTTAGTTTCTGTTATGTTGGTTAATAATGAAATTGGAGTGATACAACCTATTTTAGAGATTGGTGAATTATGTAGATCAAAAGGTGTTATTTTTCATTGCGATGCAGCACAAGCTGTTGGAAAAATTGATATTAATATTCAAAATTGTAAAGTTGATTTAATGAGTTTTTCTGCGCACAAAATATATGGACCTAAAGGTATTGGAGCTTTATATATACGAAGAAACCCTAGAACTCGTATAGAAGCTCAAATTCATGGAGGTGGTCATGAGTATGGTTTGCGTTCGGGAACATTAGCTACTCATCAAATTGTAGGAATGGGTGAAGCATTTCGTTTGGCGCGTATAGAAATGAAAGAAGAATTAAAGCGTATATTATTTTTACAAAAGCGTTTATATAATGGATTAATGGAATCTATTGAAGAAATTTATATTAATGGTGATATGAATAATCGTATTCCCCATAATTTAAATATTAGTTTTAATTTTATAGAGGGTGAATCGCTTTTGATGGCAATAAAAGATATTGCTGTTTCATCTGGATCAGCATGTACTTCAGCAAGTTTAGAGCCATCTTATGTGTTGCGAGCATTAGGATGTAATGATGAATTAGCTCATAGTTCAATAAGATTTACCATTGGTCGTTTTACTACTGAAAAAGAAATTGATTTTACTATTAAATTATTAAAAATGAAAGTTAAAAAATTACGCGAATTATCTCCTTTGTGGGATATGCATAAAGAAGGAATCGATCTTAATACAATTAAATGGGCTATTCATTAA
- the iscU gene encoding Fe-S cluster assembly scaffold IscU, whose protein sequence is MSYSEKVLDHYENPRNVGVFEKNDNTVGTGMVGAPACGDVMKLQIKVNKNGVITDAKFKTYGCGSAIASSSLVTEWVKGKTLDEAMSIKNTDIAEELVLPPLKIHCSILAEDAIKLAIESYKDKQKNIKNK, encoded by the coding sequence ATGTCTTACTCGGAAAAAGTATTAGATCATTATGAAAATCCACGTAATGTTGGTGTATTTGAAAAAAATGATAATACAGTGGGAACTGGAATGGTTGGCGCTCCAGCTTGTGGTGATGTAATGAAATTACAAATTAAAGTTAATAAAAATGGAGTAATTACTGATGCTAAATTTAAAACTTATGGATGCGGTTCAGCTATCGCCTCTTCATCTTTAGTTACAGAATGGGTTAAAGGTAAAACATTAGATGAAGCGATGTCAATAAAAAATACTGATATTGCAGAGGAATTGGTGCTTCCTCCATTAAAAATACATTGTTCTATTTTAGCTGAAGATGCAATTAAATTGGCTATAGAATCTTATAAAGATAAACAAAAAAATATAAAAAATAAATAA
- a CDS encoding HesB/IscA family protein has product MEIKVTKKAAKYINKYIQKRGKGIGLRLGVYNRGCSGLSYKLEYVDEKRKEDQVFKLNGVQIFINEKDLLYFNGIELDFEFDGLNKGFKFKNPNIKNKCGCGKSFQI; this is encoded by the coding sequence ATGGAAATTAAGGTTACTAAAAAAGCAGCAAAATATATTAATAAATATATACAAAAGAGAGGAAAGGGTATTGGTTTACGATTAGGTGTTTATAATCGTGGTTGCTCTGGTCTTTCTTATAAATTAGAATATGTAGATGAAAAAAGAAAAGAAGATCAAGTATTTAAATTAAATGGTGTACAAATATTTATTAATGAAAAAGATCTTTTATATTTTAATGGTATAGAATTAGATTTTGAATTTGATGGATTGAATAAGGGATTTAAATTTAAAAATCCAAATATTAAAAATAAATGTGGTTGCGGGAAAAGTTTTCAAATTTAA
- the hscB gene encoding Fe-S protein assembly co-chaperone HscB, translated as MKNYFDFFNLPKCFNIDMDLLDKIYYNFQKKIHPDNFIQKSKIDQDASVKLSTYLNKAYSILKDPFLRSIYLCKLNGIDLNTKLNLNFSHDFLEQQMKWRETLSIIKNKKDKGKLEILSKKIRKISKKEMRIIENFINKNQYNSAILNIHKLMFLKKFNIEINNAFMLMNITQ; from the coding sequence ATGAAAAATTATTTTGATTTTTTTAATTTACCTAAATGTTTTAATATTGATATGGATTTACTTGATAAAATTTATTACAATTTTCAAAAAAAAATACATCCAGATAATTTTATTCAAAAATCAAAAATTGATCAAGATGCTTCAGTTAAATTATCTACATATTTAAATAAAGCATATTCAATATTAAAAGATCCATTTCTTAGATCTATTTATTTGTGTAAATTAAATGGAATTGATTTAAATACTAAATTAAATCTTAATTTTTCGCATGATTTTTTAGAACAACAAATGAAATGGCGAGAAACTCTTAGTATAATAAAAAATAAAAAAGATAAAGGTAAGTTAGAAATTTTGTCAAAAAAAATACGTAAAATAAGTAAAAAAGAAATGAGAATTATAGAAAATTTTATTAATAAAAATCAGTATAATTCTGCAATATTAAATATACACAAATTAATGTTCTTAAAAAAATTTAATATTGAAATTAATAATGCATTTATGTTAATGAATATAACTCAATAA
- the hscA gene encoding Fe-S protein assembly chaperone HscA → MALLQISEPDDISVKNKCVSIGIDFGTTNSLVAIVRNNIPEVLKDKYGYFLIPSIVRYLPDGKIYVGKKAKITQNIDPKNTISSIKRFIARDLKNININSFPYDFQNKFGMLHIKTISGIKSPIEISAQIFITLKKIAENAVNNRIFGAVITVPAYFNDIQRQFTKNAAKLAGLNVLRLLNEPTSAAIAYKLDKNIFEGIFAVYDLGGGTFDISILKFKNGVFKVLSVGGDSNLGGDDFDYCLFSWIVKNAFLKKLSYKDVNILMIKSREIKELLSYQSSVKLNVKLSDKKIVNITIDMKQFFTITQHLVNRTILLSSKALMDANLTIKDINNVILVGGSTRMKHIHEGVSNFFKTTLLTSIDPDKAVVFGAAIQANFLSGNRGIDDNFLLLDVIPLSLGIETIGGLVEKIIFRNTTIPCSYSGEFTTFKDNQTAIAIKVVQGEDELVKNCQVLANFELRDIPPMPAGRARIKVTYQVDADGLLSIFAYEKISGKKKFITIKPFYNMNLDEIKSNLKDK, encoded by the coding sequence ATGGCATTACTTCAAATCTCAGAACCTGATGATATATCAGTTAAAAATAAATGCGTTTCAATTGGAATTGATTTTGGAACTACTAATTCATTAGTAGCAATAGTTCGAAACAATATTCCAGAAGTATTAAAAGATAAGTATGGTTATTTTCTTATACCATCAATTGTCCGTTATCTTCCTGATGGAAAAATATATGTTGGGAAAAAAGCCAAAATAACACAAAATATTGATCCAAAAAATACTATTTCTTCTATTAAACGTTTTATAGCGCGTGATTTAAAAAATATTAATATAAATAGTTTTCCTTATGATTTTCAAAATAAATTTGGAATGTTACATATTAAAACTATTTCTGGAATAAAAAGTCCAATTGAAATATCAGCTCAAATTTTTATTACTTTAAAAAAGATAGCTGAAAATGCTGTTAATAATAGAATATTTGGAGCGGTTATTACTGTCCCCGCTTATTTTAATGATATTCAAAGACAATTTACCAAAAATGCTGCAAAATTAGCAGGATTAAATGTATTACGTTTGTTAAATGAACCAACTTCTGCTGCTATAGCTTATAAATTAGATAAAAATATTTTTGAAGGTATTTTTGCTGTATATGATCTTGGTGGTGGGACTTTTGATATTTCAATTTTAAAATTTAAGAATGGTGTATTTAAAGTTTTATCTGTTGGGGGTGATTCAAATCTTGGTGGAGATGATTTTGATTATTGTTTGTTTTCTTGGATTGTAAAAAATGCTTTCTTAAAAAAATTATCGTATAAAGATGTTAATATCTTAATGATCAAGTCTCGTGAAATTAAAGAATTATTATCATATCAATCTAGTGTTAAATTAAATGTTAAATTAAGTGATAAAAAAATAGTTAATATAACTATTGATATGAAACAATTTTTTACAATAACACAGCATTTGGTTAATAGGACTATTTTACTTTCTAGCAAAGCATTAATGGATGCTAACTTAACCATTAAAGATATTAATAATGTTATATTAGTTGGTGGTTCTACTCGTATGAAGCATATTCATGAAGGAGTTAGTAATTTTTTTAAAACTACTTTATTAACAAGTATAGATCCAGATAAAGCTGTAGTATTTGGTGCAGCAATTCAAGCTAATTTTTTATCCGGAAATCGAGGTATTGATGATAATTTTCTTTTACTGGATGTAATTCCCTTATCTTTAGGTATTGAAACTATTGGTGGTTTAGTAGAAAAAATTATTTTTCGAAATACTACTATTCCATGTTCTTATTCTGGTGAATTTACAACATTTAAAGACAATCAAACTGCAATAGCTATTAAAGTGGTTCAAGGTGAAGATGAATTAGTTAAAAATTGTCAGGTTTTGGCAAATTTTGAGTTGCGCGATATTCCTCCTATGCCGGCTGGTAGAGCTCGTATAAAAGTAACTTATCAAGTTGATGCGGATGGTTTATTATCGATTTTTGCATACGAAAAGATATCTGGAAAAAAAAAATTTATTACTATTAAACCGTTTTATAATATGAATTTAGATGAGATAAAAAGTAATTTAAAAGATAAATAA
- the fdx gene encoding ISC system 2Fe-2S type ferredoxin, which translates to MPQVIVLPHPVLCEDGAIFNENSGISLCDALLKNSIFIEHACEKSCACATCHVIIREGFNEINKANEVEEDMLNKAWGLEENSRLSCQVILGSSDLTIEIPRYTINQVK; encoded by the coding sequence ATGCCACAAGTTATTGTTTTACCTCATCCTGTTCTTTGTGAAGATGGTGCGATTTTTAATGAAAATTCTGGTATCTCTTTATGTGATGCGTTATTAAAAAATTCAATTTTTATTGAGCATGCATGCGAAAAATCTTGTGCATGTGCTACTTGCCATGTAATTATTAGAGAAGGTTTTAATGAAATAAATAAAGCTAATGAAGTAGAAGAAGATATGTTAAATAAAGCATGGGGTCTAGAAGAAAATTCAAGATTATCTTGTCAGGTAATATTAGGATCATCAGATTTAACTATTGAAATTCCACGATATACAATAAATCAAGTTAAATAA
- a CDS encoding YebC/PmpR family DNA-binding transcriptional regulator, protein MAGHSKWANIKRKKLIVDAKRGKICTRIMRELRVAINFGNNPDTNIKLRLAIEKALDANIPKNNIFRAIQKNNSNIKNENINYIEVRYEGYSVNGAAIIVDCITNNRMRTVSNIRNIFNKNGGNLSKEGSVLFMFKHCGQLLFSPNTKKNTLLDLALEKGAEDFLIDKDNKITIITSPSKFIEIKNSLEMTGFKAESSGIVMKPYTNIVFKDGEAIKLQKLLNELKKLHDVKKVYTNALIFD, encoded by the coding sequence ATGGCTGGACATAGTAAATGGGCTAACATAAAAAGAAAAAAATTAATAGTTGATGCTAAACGAGGTAAAATATGTACTCGTATCATGAGAGAATTAAGAGTTGCTATTAATTTTGGTAATAATCCTGATACTAATATAAAATTACGTTTAGCTATTGAAAAAGCTTTAGACGCTAATATACCTAAAAATAATATTTTTCGTGCTATTCAAAAAAATAATAGCAATATTAAAAATGAGAATATAAATTATATAGAAGTTCGATACGAAGGTTATAGTGTTAATGGAGCGGCTATAATAGTTGATTGTATTACTAATAATCGTATGCGTACAGTATCTAATATACGTAATATTTTTAATAAAAATGGGGGAAATTTAAGTAAAGAAGGATCAGTGTTATTTATGTTCAAACATTGTGGCCAATTGTTATTTTCACCTAATACAAAAAAAAATACTCTATTAGATTTGGCTTTAGAAAAGGGTGCTGAAGATTTTTTAATAGATAAAGATAATAAAATTACAATAATTACATCGCCTTCAAAATTTATAGAAATAAAAAATTCATTAGAAATGACTGGATTTAAAGCAGAATCTTCTGGTATTGTAATGAAACCATATACAAATATTGTATTTAAAGATGGTGAAGCTATTAAATTACAAAAACTTTTAAATGAGTTAAAAAAATTACATGATGTGAAAAAAGTTTATACTAATGCTTTAATTTTTGATTAA
- the rsfS gene encoding ribosome silencing factor, whose translation MNINKRQIMVIKILKDIKAQDIKVYDTSNLTNLFDRITIASGSSKRQINALAVSIRKNIKNINNNIVNIEGKKSSEWLLLDLGDIIIHIMNPYIRNMYNLEEIWGEKEIKFN comes from the coding sequence ATGAATATTAATAAACGACAAATAATGGTTATTAAAATACTAAAAGATATTAAGGCACAAGATATAAAGGTATATGATACATCTAATTTAACTAATTTATTTGATAGAATTACTATTGCTTCTGGAAGTTCTAAACGACAAATTAATGCATTAGCTGTATCAATACGTAAGAATATTAAAAATATAAATAATAATATTGTAAATATAGAAGGTAAAAAATCTAGCGAATGGCTTTTATTAGATTTAGGGGATATAATTATTCATATTATGAATCCATATATTAGAAATATGTATAACTTAGAAGAAATTTGGGGTGAAAAAGAAATTAAATTTAACTAA
- a CDS encoding sulfurtransferase TusA family protein, with amino-acid sequence MKFHKDLDLRGLYCPIPILRTKKILSKMSHGEILRITATDINIFEDINIFSIQTGNILLKKIKKNNEFIFFIKRK; translated from the coding sequence ATGAAATTTCATAAAGATCTTGATTTGAGGGGTTTGTATTGTCCTATACCTATTTTAAGAACTAAAAAAATTTTATCAAAAATGTCGCATGGAGAAATTTTACGTATTACAGCAACGGATATTAATATTTTTGAAGATATTAATATTTTTTCTATACAAACAGGAAATATTTTGTTAAAAAAAATAAAAAAAAATAATGAATTTATTTTTTTTATAAAACGTAAATAA
- the lysS gene encoding lysine--tRNA ligase, which translates to MDENTIISERRNKLNLLRKKGFAFPNDFYPIHNANDLHIHYDNTENFILKQKSIFTIVAGRIMLKRVMGKISFIMLQDTSGPDSNGKIQLYISNEIIGKNLYTDFKNYDIGDIIGAKGTLFKTNTGELSIKVSSLKLITKSLRPLPNKFQKLSNQEIKYRHRYIDLIINENTRKVFKKRTQIISSIRHFMEKNDFMEVETPILHNKPGGAIAKPFITHHNSLNMKMFLRIAPELYLKRLIIGGFNKIFEINKNFRNEGISPRHNPEFTMIEFYAAYTNYIWLMKFTEKMIKKIIMDCIGTTKIDYQGRLLDFSKSFEKLTIIEAIKKYTPQYNEIDLQNKLFLKSELKKINPKFNQKKILNNLKKDILQLMLFEETTETKLWNPTYITNYPTEISPLARKSNIENNNITERFELFIIGNEIANGFSELNDPEEQSVRFKNQIDLKNEINGELSSYYDTDYIHALEYGMPPASGCGIGVDRLIMLLTNSKNIRDVILFPHLRNEN; encoded by the coding sequence ATGGATGAAAATACTATAATTTCTGAGAGACGTAATAAATTAAATTTATTACGAAAAAAAGGTTTTGCATTTCCTAATGATTTTTATCCAATACATAATGCTAATGATTTACATATACATTATGATAATACTGAAAATTTTATATTAAAACAAAAATCAATTTTTACTATAGTTGCCGGACGAATAATGCTCAAAAGAGTTATGGGGAAAATTTCATTTATCATGTTACAAGATACATCCGGTCCAGATTCTAATGGTAAAATTCAATTATACATTTCTAACGAAATTATTGGTAAAAATTTATATACTGATTTCAAAAATTATGATATAGGAGATATTATTGGAGCAAAAGGAACTTTATTCAAAACTAATACAGGAGAATTATCTATAAAAGTATCATCACTAAAATTAATTACTAAATCATTACGACCACTTCCTAATAAATTTCAAAAATTATCTAATCAAGAAATTAAATATCGTCACCGTTATATTGATTTAATTATAAATGAAAATACGCGAAAAGTTTTTAAAAAAAGAACGCAAATAATTTCTTCTATTAGACACTTTATGGAAAAAAATGATTTTATGGAAGTTGAAACACCAATATTACATAATAAACCTGGGGGGGCTATAGCTAAACCATTTATTACTCATCATAATTCTCTTAACATGAAAATGTTTTTAAGAATAGCTCCAGAATTATATCTAAAACGTCTTATAATTGGAGGATTTAATAAAATTTTTGAGATTAATAAAAATTTTCGTAATGAAGGAATTTCACCTAGACATAATCCTGAATTTACAATGATAGAATTTTATGCTGCTTATACAAATTATATTTGGTTAATGAAATTTACAGAAAAAATGATTAAAAAAATAATAATGGATTGTATAGGTACCACTAAAATAGATTACCAAGGTCGTTTACTTGATTTTAGTAAATCATTTGAAAAATTAACTATTATTGAAGCTATAAAAAAATATACACCTCAATACAACGAAATAGATTTACAAAATAAATTATTTCTAAAATCTGAATTAAAAAAAATTAATCCAAAATTTAATCAAAAAAAAATATTAAATAATTTAAAAAAAGATATATTACAACTCATGTTATTTGAAGAAACTACCGAAACAAAACTTTGGAATCCAACTTATATTACTAATTATCCTACTGAAATTTCACCATTAGCTAGAAAATCAAATATAGAAAATAATAATATAACAGAACGTTTTGAGTTATTTATTATTGGAAATGAAATTGCTAATGGTTTTTCTGAATTAAATGATCCTGAAGAACAATCTGTTCGCTTTAAAAATCAAATTGATTTAAAAAATGAAATTAATGGAGAGTTATCTTCTTATTATGATACAGATTATATTCATGCATTAGAATATGGTATGCCACCAGCTTCTGGTTGTGGAATTGGTGTTGATCGTTTAATTATGTTATTAACTAACTCAAAAAACATTCGTGATGTCATTCTATTTCCTCATCTTCGAAACGAAAATTAA